A window of the Nitrospirota bacterium genome harbors these coding sequences:
- a CDS encoding 2-C-methyl-D-erythritol 2,4-cyclodiphosphate synthase: MRVGFGYDSHRLEYGRRLIIGGIEIPFKKGLVGHSDGDVLLHSIIDAIIGALGLGDIGTHFPDTDDRWKSASSLSLLKGIVGLANANGYEVLWVDSTVIAEEPKLAPYIDKMKDSISTTGIPAGSINIKAKTNEKMGFVGRGEGIVSYAVCLLKRF, encoded by the coding sequence ATGAGAGTTGGCTTTGGATATGACTCCCACAGACTTGAGTATGGCAGAAGGCTTATCATTGGTGGTATAGAAATCCCTTTTAAAAAGGGGCTCGTTGGTCACTCAGACGGAGATGTGCTTTTACATTCGATTATAGATGCCATAATCGGTGCCCTTGGGCTCGGAGACATAGGAACACATTTCCCTGACACGGATGACAGATGGAAGTCTGCCTCAAGCCTTAGCCTTCTTAAAGGCATCGTTGGACTTGCCAATGCCAATGGCTATGAGGTCTTATGGGTAGACTCTACTGTTATTGCAGAGGAGCCTAAGCTTGCACCTTATATAGATAAAATGAAAGACTCCATATCAACCACTGGAATCCCGGCAGGCTCGATAAACATAAAGGCAAAGACAAACGAGAAAATGGGCTTTGTAGGCAGGGGTGA